One genomic region from Desulfovermiculus halophilus DSM 18834 encodes:
- a CDS encoding rhomboid family intramembrane serine protease, whose amino-acid sequence MTSQAQTEILIEETDGEQAYVRPASPDSPMDAEQILQDWSLVLCSMHIPHRIVQHKMGAALSLSRDSAQKAREQIVLFEAENAQFVTDVNAARKGNGSTESVFWIMLALALWHGISQHQIKLFGIDDIQWLQLGRVDGRAMLEQGQWWRALTSLTLHADAKHLLSNIVFGGLFMHLLCQETGGGIAWLLTIAAAGLANALNVLIQGPPHLAIGASTAVFAGLGLLSGMGSPRAKRWPAALAPLGAGLVLLAWLGSGGERTDVGAHLSGFVVGLALIFGLRKSGLERGTLDHLPQNLCGLCAFALILTAWMLAVIV is encoded by the coding sequence ATGACATCGCAGGCGCAGACTGAGATCCTGATCGAAGAGACAGACGGGGAGCAGGCCTATGTGCGTCCAGCATCCCCTGACTCTCCAATGGATGCGGAGCAAATCCTTCAGGACTGGTCTCTTGTGCTCTGCTCCATGCACATCCCGCACAGGATCGTCCAGCACAAGATGGGGGCCGCCCTCTCTCTATCCCGGGACAGCGCACAAAAGGCCAGAGAACAAATCGTTCTTTTTGAGGCTGAAAATGCCCAGTTTGTCACGGATGTCAACGCCGCGCGGAAGGGCAATGGCTCAACTGAGTCCGTGTTTTGGATCATGCTCGCACTGGCCCTGTGGCATGGGATAAGCCAGCACCAGATAAAGCTTTTCGGGATTGATGACATCCAATGGCTGCAGCTGGGCAGGGTGGATGGCCGGGCTATGCTCGAGCAGGGACAGTGGTGGCGTGCTTTGACCAGCCTGACCCTGCATGCCGATGCAAAACATCTGCTCTCCAATATAGTCTTCGGTGGCTTGTTCATGCACCTGCTTTGCCAAGAGACAGGCGGCGGCATAGCTTGGTTGTTGACCATTGCGGCCGCCGGCCTAGCCAATGCCCTCAATGTCCTCATCCAGGGACCGCCCCATTTGGCTATTGGGGCGTCGACTGCTGTATTTGCCGGTTTGGGTCTGCTCAGCGGGATGGGGTCACCTCGGGCAAAAAGATGGCCAGCGGCATTGGCTCCTCTGGGAGCAGGTCTGGTCTTGTTGGCCTGGCTGGGAAGCGGGGGGGAACGCACCGACGTGGGAGCGCATCTGTCTGGATTTGTCGTCGGCCTGGCCCTCATCTTTGGTTTGCGCAAATCTGGGCTGGAGAGAGGGACCCTGGATCATCTGCCCCAAAATCTGTGCGGCCTATGTGCTTTCGCTTTGATACTCACGGCCTGGATGCTGGCTGTAATCGTGTAA
- the pyk gene encoding pyruvate kinase, producing MRIKTVATLGPKSLAKETMQAMVTCGVRIFRLNFSHGQAEDFAPTVGMIRELEQEMDLPLTIMGDLSGPKIRIDEVQDSPVNVEKHDRVSLGLPQARDKAPQSPFISLSVPELLQDLQEGMEVALSDGMLRFRVQEVIEPHTLFTLQAENAGLLSSHKGITFPGKDVPLAAMTDKDRADLEAGLDIGIDCFALSFVQSEKDIQDLRLAMQEHGHTVPIIAKLERARAVDRLDAILEQADGIMVARGDLGLECPLPQLPILQKQIIRACRHAQKFCIVATQMLLSMVQNPLPTRAETTDVANAIMDGADCVMLSEETAVGNYPVEAVCFIQEIAGQAESYLLERMQGPYRPKIEKNPAKYLAYSACLLADNTESIALACHSTSGTTARLLSSRRPAQPIYALTPDMGIIRLLNFYWGVRPKLTGCDLSNHLDRVETFVQECPLFLPGDRVVITSGQPTPGQQEKHTNQIKIYTK from the coding sequence ATGCGCATAAAGACCGTCGCCACCCTGGGCCCCAAGTCCCTGGCCAAAGAAACCATGCAGGCCATGGTAACCTGCGGCGTGCGGATTTTCCGCCTCAATTTTTCCCACGGACAGGCCGAGGACTTTGCGCCCACTGTGGGTATGATCCGGGAGCTGGAACAGGAAATGGACCTTCCCCTGACCATAATGGGGGATTTAAGCGGCCCCAAGATCAGGATAGACGAGGTCCAGGACTCTCCTGTGAACGTGGAAAAGCACGACCGGGTCAGCCTTGGCCTGCCCCAGGCTAGGGACAAGGCCCCTCAATCCCCCTTTATCAGCTTAAGCGTACCGGAGCTGCTCCAGGACCTGCAGGAAGGCATGGAGGTTGCCTTGAGCGACGGGATGCTGCGCTTTAGGGTCCAGGAAGTCATCGAACCCCACACCCTGTTCACCCTGCAGGCTGAAAATGCCGGACTGCTTTCCTCGCACAAGGGGATCACCTTTCCGGGCAAGGATGTCCCCCTGGCGGCAATGACGGACAAAGACCGGGCCGATCTTGAGGCCGGGCTGGATATCGGCATCGACTGTTTCGCCCTGTCTTTTGTCCAAAGCGAAAAAGACATTCAAGACCTCCGCCTGGCCATGCAGGAACACGGACATACAGTCCCGATCATTGCCAAGCTGGAGCGGGCCAGGGCCGTTGATCGCCTGGACGCCATCCTGGAGCAGGCCGACGGGATCATGGTCGCCCGGGGTGATCTGGGGCTGGAATGCCCCCTGCCCCAGCTCCCGATCCTGCAGAAGCAGATCATCCGCGCCTGCCGGCATGCCCAGAAATTCTGCATTGTGGCCACCCAAATGCTTCTGTCCATGGTTCAGAATCCCTTGCCCACCCGGGCCGAGACCACGGACGTGGCCAATGCGATTATGGACGGGGCCGACTGCGTGATGCTCTCCGAAGAGACCGCAGTGGGCAACTACCCGGTGGAGGCAGTCTGCTTCATCCAGGAGATCGCCGGCCAGGCCGAGTCCTACCTTTTGGAACGGATGCAGGGCCCGTACCGGCCGAAGATTGAAAAAAACCCGGCCAAATACCTGGCCTATTCCGCCTGCCTCCTGGCCGACAATACGGAAAGCATCGCCTTGGCCTGCCACTCCACCAGCGGAACCACAGCCAGGCTGCTCTCCAGCCGCCGCCCGGCCCAGCCCATCTATGCCCTGACCCCTGACATGGGCATCATCCGGCTGCTCAACTTTTACTGGGGAGTCCGGCCCAAATTGACCGGCTGCGATCTCTCCAACCACCTGGATCGGGTGGAGACGTTTGTCCAGGAGTGCCCCTTGTTCCTGCCCGGGGACAGGGTGGTGATCACCTCCGGTCAGCCCACTCCCGGCCAACAGGAAAAGCACACCAATCAAATCAAGATCTACACCAAATAA
- a CDS encoding NADH-quinone oxidoreductase subunit N, translated as MHFEFAAPIIPVQAILPQIILVLTGLAVLVADVLVKEKSRFFLPGLSMLGVLISAGFVLGNLAPQTETYQSMVYADGFAAFLNLTIWLVVFLTILVSVNYHRFFPHMGTGEYYSLLLFAAVGMSFMACSGHLILIFVALELMSVCVYVLTGFHRNNDRSIEAALKYFLLGAFASAFLLLGFAFLYGATGTLDLPEMSRFIAQNPESVSSGWLILGLLMSITGFGFKISMVPFHMWTPDVYQGAPTVVTAFMATGVKAAAVAALVRVLMVTLEPMAVNWTMILWVAAVATMFAGNIIALVQEDIKRMLAYSSIAHAGYLLIGFVAGTEMAQAGILYYLLAYALMNIGAFGVITLLGRDGEEYSTLTDFSGLGLKAPAMGLAMAIFMFSLAGIPPTAGFMGKFYIFAAGIKSGFVWLVVLGAINSVISFYYYLRVIVTMYFSPAAQSPSVLPSTTAPLTVALSVAAAGVLAMGVFPSMFWTLAQSSIFSLT; from the coding sequence ATGCATTTTGAATTTGCGGCCCCCATTATCCCGGTGCAGGCCATCCTGCCCCAAATCATCCTGGTCCTGACCGGGCTCGCGGTCCTGGTTGCGGATGTCCTGGTCAAGGAGAAATCCCGCTTCTTCCTCCCCGGGCTGAGCATGCTCGGGGTTTTGATCAGTGCAGGATTCGTGCTCGGCAACCTCGCACCCCAGACCGAAACCTACCAAAGCATGGTCTATGCCGACGGGTTTGCCGCCTTTCTCAACCTGACCATCTGGCTCGTGGTTTTTTTGACCATCCTGGTCTCTGTCAACTATCACCGGTTTTTCCCCCACATGGGCACCGGTGAGTACTATTCCCTCCTCCTTTTTGCCGCAGTGGGCATGTCCTTCATGGCCTGCTCCGGACACTTGATCCTCATCTTTGTCGCGTTAGAGCTGATGTCGGTCTGCGTCTATGTCCTGACCGGCTTTCACCGCAACAACGATCGATCCATCGAAGCGGCCCTGAAGTATTTCCTCCTCGGCGCCTTTGCCTCCGCATTTCTCCTTTTGGGCTTCGCCTTCCTGTACGGGGCGACCGGGACTCTGGATCTGCCCGAAATGAGCCGCTTCATCGCCCAGAACCCTGAGTCCGTTTCCTCCGGATGGCTGATCCTCGGTCTGCTCATGTCCATAACCGGGTTTGGGTTCAAGATCTCCATGGTTCCCTTCCACATGTGGACCCCGGATGTGTATCAGGGAGCCCCCACAGTGGTCACCGCCTTCATGGCCACCGGGGTCAAGGCTGCAGCCGTCGCCGCCCTGGTCCGGGTGCTCATGGTCACCCTGGAACCCATGGCCGTGAACTGGACCATGATCCTTTGGGTCGCGGCAGTGGCCACCATGTTTGCCGGGAATATCATCGCCTTGGTCCAGGAGGACATCAAGCGCATGCTGGCCTACTCCAGCATCGCCCACGCCGGCTACCTGCTCATTGGCTTTGTGGCCGGGACCGAGATGGCCCAGGCAGGCATCCTCTACTACCTTTTGGCCTACGCCTTGATGAACATCGGCGCATTCGGGGTGATCACCCTCCTGGGCCGGGACGGGGAGGAATACTCCACCCTTACCGACTTTTCCGGGCTGGGCCTGAAAGCACCGGCCATGGGCCTGGCCATGGCCATCTTCATGTTCTCCCTGGCCGGGATCCCGCCCACTGCCGGTTTCATGGGCAAGTTCTACATCTTTGCCGCCGGCATTAAGTCCGGCTTTGTCTGGCTGGTGGTCTTGGGGGCAATCAACAGCGTTATTTCCTTCTACTATTATCTGCGGGTCATTGTGACCATGTATTTTTCTCCTGCTGCCCAAAGCCCGAGTGTCCTTCCGTCCACCACCGCCCCTCTGACCGTGGCCCTGAGCGTGGCTGCGGCCGGTGTGTTGGCCATGGGCGTCTTTCCCTCCATGTTCTGGACCCTGGCCCAGAGCTCTATCTTTTCTCTGACCTAG
- a CDS encoding NADH-quinone oxidoreductase subunit M, which produces MSLTGVPILSILTFLPLAGVLVVAVMPGSGPGAAKRFWSVGLAVSLLEFAISIPVLIAFDPAVAGMQFTEHRAWIESLGISYSLGLDGISLWLVMLTTFFVPLCILCSFTYIQKKIREYIISFLLIETAMIGTFLAMDLVLFYVFWELMLIPMFLLIGIWGGERRIYSAVKFFLYTAVGSIFMLVAIVVLYFHHQQATGEASFYLFSLLDLHIPVEMQFWLCAAFFLAFAIKVPMFPLHTWLPDAHVEAPTAGSVILASILLKMGTYGFIRFAMPLFPYATHQFIPIIAGLGVIAIVYAALVSWVQPDIKKLVAYSSVSHMGYVLVGLFALNMQGVQGGIYQMLNHGLSTGALFLLVGMIYERRHTRLMEEFGGLAKIMPVFATFLMIATLASVAVPGTNGFVGEFLILLGAFKSYPLLAIIATSGALFSVIYMLWMYQRVMFGPVDKPQNAGLSDLNWRETVTMLPIAVLIIVMGIFPGLFLRQMDASAERFIHTVKSRYQTYVALEEQRLPNGHQIALWTDLIPGEPEIREGVSPTHGGR; this is translated from the coding sequence ATGAGTCTCACTGGCGTGCCCATTCTCAGCATCCTGACCTTTCTCCCCCTGGCGGGAGTACTGGTCGTCGCCGTCATGCCCGGATCCGGTCCCGGAGCAGCCAAGAGGTTCTGGTCCGTGGGCCTGGCCGTATCCCTTTTGGAGTTCGCGATCTCCATCCCGGTGCTCATAGCCTTTGATCCTGCTGTGGCCGGAATGCAGTTCACCGAACACCGGGCCTGGATCGAAAGCCTGGGCATCAGCTACTCCCTGGGCCTGGACGGGATCAGCCTCTGGCTGGTCATGCTGACCACCTTCTTCGTCCCTCTGTGCATCTTGTGCTCGTTTACCTATATCCAGAAAAAGATACGGGAATACATCATCAGCTTCCTGCTCATCGAGACCGCCATGATCGGGACCTTCCTGGCAATGGATCTGGTCCTGTTCTATGTATTCTGGGAGCTGATGCTCATCCCCATGTTCCTGCTCATCGGGATCTGGGGAGGCGAGCGGCGGATATACTCCGCGGTCAAGTTCTTCCTGTACACAGCTGTGGGCAGCATCTTCATGCTGGTGGCCATCGTTGTCCTCTACTTCCACCATCAGCAGGCCACAGGGGAGGCGTCCTTCTATCTCTTCAGCCTTCTTGATCTGCATATCCCGGTGGAGATGCAGTTCTGGCTCTGTGCGGCCTTCTTCCTGGCCTTTGCCATCAAGGTCCCCATGTTCCCCCTGCATACCTGGCTTCCGGATGCCCACGTGGAGGCCCCCACCGCCGGCAGCGTGATCCTGGCCTCAATCCTGCTCAAAATGGGGACCTACGGGTTCATCCGCTTTGCCATGCCCTTGTTTCCTTACGCCACTCATCAGTTCATTCCCATCATTGCCGGTCTGGGAGTGATCGCCATCGTCTACGCCGCTCTGGTTTCCTGGGTCCAGCCGGACATCAAAAAGCTGGTGGCCTACTCCAGCGTGAGCCACATGGGCTACGTCCTGGTCGGCCTGTTCGCCTTGAACATGCAGGGGGTCCAGGGCGGGATCTATCAGATGCTCAACCACGGCTTGTCCACCGGGGCGCTCTTTTTGCTGGTGGGGATGATCTATGAGCGACGACATACCCGGCTTATGGAGGAGTTCGGGGGCCTGGCCAAGATCATGCCCGTGTTTGCCACCTTCTTGATGATCGCCACCCTGGCCTCTGTGGCCGTACCCGGAACCAACGGATTTGTCGGAGAGTTTCTGATCCTTTTGGGTGCATTCAAGAGCTATCCCCTCCTGGCGATCATCGCTACCTCCGGAGCCCTGTTCAGCGTCATCTATATGCTCTGGATGTATCAGCGGGTCATGTTCGGGCCGGTGGACAAGCCCCAAAACGCCGGGCTTTCGGATCTCAACTGGCGGGAAACCGTGACCATGCTGCCCATAGCGGTGCTGATCATCGTCATGGGAATCTTCCCCGGGCTGTTCCTGCGCCAGATGGATGCCTCAGCCGAACGCTTCATCCATACGGTCAAAAGCAGATACCAGACCTATGTGGCCCTGGAGGAACAACGGCTGCCCAACGGGCACCAGATCGCCCTGTGGACTGATCTCATTCCGGGAGAACCCGAAATCCGGGAAGGTGTGAGCCCAACGCACGGAGGACGGTAA
- the nuoL gene encoding NADH-quinone oxidoreductase subunit L, whose translation MFDYIWLIPVFPLLGVLINGLLGRRLEEANKSLIHWIACAAVGLSFVLTVVTFFQLLGLPTSERLVEYIWFEWIRAGEFSVSIAYQVDPLSMVMCLFVTGVGFLIHIYSIGYMLHSEGRYYRYFTYLNLFMFSMINLVLANNFLLMFLGWEGVGMCSYLLIGFWFGDLNNAKAGKKAFITNRVGDFAFLVGLFLLLIALGEHGVWSLRFTEVFEHAHLLPQAVVTAVCLLFFIGCTAKSAQIPLYIWLPDAMAGPTPVSALIHAATMVTSGIYFVARSNVLYSMSPVSLQVVAVIGALTAFVAATIALTQNDIKRVLAYSTVSQLGYMFLGLGVGAFSAGIFHVVTHSFFKALLFLCAGSVMHALANEQDMRNMGGMRKKIPVTYITMLLGTLAIAGFPGLSGFFSKDEILWYTFANGHPVLWFIGVVTAGMTAFYMFRLIFMTFFNECRASQEVQKHIHESPKSMTVPMSVLAILSVIGGAIGVPAVLGGSNRIEHFLEPVMHHAGGHGHHSVSTEYLLMLISVVIVFIGIGLAYTMYVRKRHIPAELAVKFKWLYTAMLNKWYVDEIYGALFVRPLHAVSTFLWKGFDVRVIDGAVNGVAHAVGWCGSRLRIVQSGYVQAYAISFLFGAMLLVVYSVFALV comes from the coding sequence ATGTTTGACTATATCTGGCTCATTCCGGTCTTTCCCCTGCTCGGGGTGCTCATCAACGGCCTTTTGGGCCGGCGCCTGGAAGAGGCGAACAAGTCCCTGATCCATTGGATAGCCTGTGCAGCAGTCGGGCTATCCTTTGTGCTCACTGTGGTCACCTTCTTTCAGCTTCTGGGCCTGCCCACCTCGGAACGGCTGGTGGAGTACATCTGGTTCGAATGGATCCGGGCCGGGGAGTTCAGCGTCTCCATCGCCTATCAGGTCGATCCCCTGTCCATGGTCATGTGCCTGTTCGTCACCGGTGTGGGCTTCCTGATCCACATCTACTCCATCGGCTACATGCTGCACAGCGAAGGCCGGTACTACCGGTACTTCACCTACCTGAACCTGTTCATGTTTTCCATGATCAATCTGGTGCTGGCCAACAACTTCCTGCTCATGTTCCTGGGCTGGGAAGGGGTGGGCATGTGCTCCTACCTGCTCATCGGCTTCTGGTTCGGCGATCTGAACAACGCCAAGGCCGGAAAGAAGGCCTTTATCACCAACCGGGTCGGCGACTTCGCCTTCCTGGTCGGCCTGTTCCTGCTGCTCATCGCCCTGGGCGAACACGGGGTCTGGTCCCTGCGGTTCACCGAGGTCTTCGAGCACGCCCACCTTCTGCCCCAGGCCGTGGTAACCGCTGTGTGCCTCCTCTTCTTCATCGGGTGCACGGCCAAATCCGCCCAGATCCCCCTCTACATCTGGCTGCCGGACGCCATGGCCGGCCCGACGCCGGTCAGCGCCCTGATCCACGCTGCAACCATGGTTACATCCGGGATTTATTTCGTGGCCAGAAGCAATGTGCTCTACTCCATGTCCCCGGTAAGCCTGCAGGTGGTGGCCGTGATCGGTGCCCTGACCGCGTTTGTCGCCGCCACCATAGCCCTGACCCAGAACGACATCAAAAGGGTCTTGGCCTACTCCACCGTCAGCCAGCTGGGATACATGTTCCTGGGCCTGGGGGTCGGCGCGTTCAGCGCCGGCATATTCCATGTGGTTACCCACTCCTTCTTCAAGGCCCTGCTCTTTCTCTGCGCCGGCAGCGTGATGCATGCCCTGGCCAATGAGCAGGACATGCGCAACATGGGCGGGATGCGTAAAAAGATCCCGGTCACCTACATAACCATGCTCCTGGGCACCCTGGCCATTGCCGGCTTTCCGGGTCTGTCCGGATTCTTCAGCAAGGACGAGATCCTGTGGTACACCTTTGCCAACGGGCATCCGGTGCTGTGGTTCATTGGGGTGGTAACCGCCGGAATGACGGCCTTCTACATGTTCCGGCTGATCTTCATGACCTTTTTCAACGAATGCCGCGCGTCTCAGGAGGTCCAGAAGCATATCCATGAATCGCCGAAATCCATGACCGTCCCCATGTCCGTTCTGGCCATCCTGTCGGTCATCGGCGGAGCCATCGGCGTTCCCGCCGTCCTGGGCGGGAGCAACCGAATAGAGCATTTCCTGGAACCGGTCATGCACCATGCCGGAGGCCACGGCCACCATTCGGTGAGCACGGAGTACCTGCTCATGCTCATCTCCGTGGTCATCGTGTTCATCGGCATCGGGCTGGCCTACACCATGTATGTGCGCAAACGCCACATTCCGGCCGAATTGGCGGTCAAATTCAAATGGCTGTACACGGCCATGCTCAACAAATGGTATGTGGACGAGATTTACGGCGCCCTTTTCGTCCGTCCCCTGCACGCAGTGAGCACCTTCCTGTGGAAGGGCTTCGATGTGCGGGTCATCGACGGTGCCGTGAACGGAGTGGCCCACGCCGTGGGTTGGTGCGGGAGCAGGCTGCGGATCGTTCAGAGCGGATATGTCCAGGCCTACGCTATATCCTTTCTGTTCGGGGCCATGCTCTTGGTCGTGTATTCAGTCTTTGCCCTGGTCTAG
- the nuoK gene encoding NADH-quinone oxidoreductase subunit NuoK has translation MEYQSVFLGLGLALFLIGTAGALVRRTAIVVFLSIEIMLGGVNLVFLTFARSTQNVEGAFMVLCVMAVAAVEAAVGLAIFFRMYQKTGSIDVERFNLLKW, from the coding sequence ATGGAATATCAAAGCGTGTTCCTCGGCCTGGGACTGGCCCTTTTTCTGATCGGAACAGCCGGCGCTCTGGTGCGCAGAACGGCCATAGTCGTGTTTCTGAGCATCGAGATCATGCTGGGCGGGGTAAACCTGGTCTTCCTGACCTTTGCCCGCAGCACCCAGAATGTCGAGGGGGCCTTCATGGTCTTGTGCGTCATGGCCGTGGCCGCTGTGGAAGCCGCAGTCGGCCTGGCCATCTTCTTCCGCATGTACCAAAAGACCGGTTCCATCGATGTGGAGCGGTTCAACCTGCTCAAATGGTAA
- a CDS encoding NADH-quinone oxidoreductase subunit J produces MAELGILTFFVVLSVLSSLLVVCTRNIVHCALWMIVSCVALAGMFLLLHLQFLAVLQIIVYAGAIMMFILYAIMMLNLRFSSGAYLLWNLKTLGLVILVVFMVGLLGLAELLPAHSPLSGPFTVQAMEEIGEAGILATHIFSEYIIAFELVAVLLTAGVVGALALAKKDR; encoded by the coding sequence ATGGCTGAACTCGGCATCCTCACATTTTTCGTCGTCCTGTCCGTTCTGTCCTCTCTTCTGGTGGTCTGCACCAGGAACATCGTGCACTGTGCCCTGTGGATGATCGTATCCTGCGTGGCCCTGGCCGGCATGTTCCTCCTCCTCCACCTGCAGTTCCTGGCTGTCCTGCAGATCATTGTCTATGCCGGAGCGATCATGATGTTCATCCTCTACGCCATCATGATGCTCAACCTGCGCTTCAGCTCCGGGGCCTATCTGCTCTGGAACCTGAAGACCCTGGGGCTGGTCATCCTGGTCGTCTTCATGGTCGGCCTCTTGGGCCTGGCCGAGCTCCTGCCGGCCCACTCCCCTCTCAGCGGCCCCTTTACCGTGCAGGCCATGGAAGAGATTGGAGAAGCCGGCATCCTGGCCACCCATATTTTCTCCGAGTACATCATTGCCTTTGAACTGGTGGCCGTGCTGCTCACCGCCGGCGTTGTCGGGGCCCTGGCCCTGGCCAAGAAAGACCGTTAA
- a CDS encoding NuoI/complex I 23 kDa subunit family protein yields the protein MHDTDIIRVREKWSGKFKYVTPLLKGLQYTFGNLLSKHKTIEYPEQKRPVSPRWRGLHRLNRDENGQLLCVACGLCAAVCPARAIDLTPYEPENGERYPEEFVVDELRCIFCGFCQEVCPRGAITLSTVYDYVDHTREDFLFSLDKLDDPERFRFRYQRSLAQKILG from the coding sequence ATGCACGACACAGACATCATTCGGGTCAGGGAAAAATGGAGCGGGAAGTTCAAATACGTCACTCCGCTGCTCAAAGGCCTGCAGTATACCTTCGGGAACCTGCTGTCCAAGCACAAGACGATTGAGTATCCCGAGCAGAAGCGCCCGGTGAGCCCGCGGTGGCGGGGACTGCACCGCCTGAATCGGGACGAGAATGGGCAGCTCCTCTGTGTTGCTTGCGGGCTGTGCGCCGCGGTCTGCCCGGCCCGGGCCATAGATCTCACCCCGTATGAACCGGAAAACGGAGAACGCTACCCCGAGGAGTTCGTCGTTGACGAGCTGCGGTGCATATTCTGCGGGTTCTGCCAGGAAGTCTGCCCCAGAGGGGCCATAACCTTGAGCACGGTATACGACTATGTTGATCACACCCGGGAAGACTTCCTGTTCTCCCTGGACAAACTGGACGACCCGGAACGCTTCAGGTTCCGATATCAAAGGAGCCTGGCCCAGAAGATCCTCGGCTGA
- the nuoH gene encoding NADH-quinone oxidoreductase subunit NuoH produces the protein MLELMIITMIKTVVVISVCMLVVTYLTLAERKILGFIQFRHGPNRVGYWGLLQPFADGIKLFLKEELTPTNAERPIYHIAPIISIASPMIMLALIPFGDTVTILGREITLYLANPDVGILIILALGTLGAYGGMLGGWSSGNKYGYTGGLRAAAIIISYELSMAFAVICVVMLSGSLSLVGIVQAQAGMWNIVYAPVAFVIFIISGLAELNRTPFDMPEAEAELCCGYNVEYSSMKFALFFFGEYTHLFIFGCLVTTLFLGGWHGPVLPGVVWFFIKTLLVVFFCIWQRATFPRLRYDQVMKLEWKFLMPLAIVNILATALVLAV, from the coding sequence ATGCTGGAACTTATGATCATCACCATGATCAAGACCGTGGTCGTCATCAGCGTGTGCATGCTGGTGGTTACCTATCTGACCCTGGCTGAACGCAAGATCCTGGGCTTTATACAGTTCAGGCACGGGCCGAACCGGGTCGGCTACTGGGGGCTGCTGCAGCCCTTTGCCGACGGGATCAAGCTCTTTTTAAAGGAAGAGCTCACCCCCACAAACGCCGAACGACCCATTTACCACATCGCACCCATCATCAGCATAGCCTCGCCGATGATTATGCTGGCCCTGATTCCCTTCGGAGACACGGTCACCATCTTGGGCCGGGAAATCACCCTCTATCTGGCCAATCCGGACGTCGGGATCCTGATCATTCTGGCCCTGGGCACCCTGGGCGCCTACGGAGGGATGCTCGGGGGCTGGTCGTCCGGGAACAAGTACGGTTATACCGGCGGTCTGCGGGCCGCAGCCATCATCATCAGCTACGAGCTGTCCATGGCCTTCGCCGTTATCTGCGTGGTCATGCTCTCCGGATCTCTGAGTCTGGTCGGCATCGTCCAGGCTCAAGCCGGGATGTGGAACATCGTGTACGCCCCGGTGGCCTTTGTCATCTTCATCATCAGCGGCCTGGCCGAGCTGAACAGGACCCCGTTTGACATGCCGGAGGCGGAAGCGGAGCTCTGCTGCGGGTACAACGTGGAATACAGCAGCATGAAGTTCGCCCTCTTCTTCTTTGGAGAATACACCCATCTCTTCATCTTCGGCTGCCTGGTGACCACCCTGTTTCTGGGCGGCTGGCACGGCCCGGTCCTGCCCGGAGTGGTCTGGTTCTTCATCAAGACCCTGCTGGTGGTCTTCTTCTGCATCTGGCAACGGGCGACCTTTCCCAGGCTGCGCTACGATCAGGTCATGAAGCTGGAATGGAAGTTCCTCATGCCCTTGGCCATCGTCAACATCTTGGCCACCGCTCTGGTCTTGGCCGTGTAG